In Oncorhynchus keta strain PuntledgeMale-10-30-2019 chromosome 19, Oket_V2, whole genome shotgun sequence, a single genomic region encodes these proteins:
- the LOC118397949 gene encoding insulin-like growth factor 2 mRNA-binding protein 3 isoform X3, which yields MLAQYGTVENCEQVNTDTDTAVVNVRYGAKDQARQAMEKLNGFLMENFALKVSYIPDETAAAVAPTLGGGKRGFVPRGPLRSGSPGLGARPKLQSDVPLRILVPTQFVGAIIGKEGATIRNVTKQTHSKIDIHRKENAGAAEKPITVHSTPEGCSNACRTIMEIMQKEALDTKFTEEIPLKILAHNNFVGRLIGKEGRNLKKIEVDTETKITISPLQDLTLYNPERTITVKGSIEACSRAEEEVMKKVRESYENDVAAMNLQSNLIPGLNLNALGLFPGGAPGMGPSMGHNAPPPGAQGGYSSFGSSYFGGEGPFWASVLSASSQPLSGQGQPESETVHLFIPALAVGALIGKQGQHIKQLSRYAGASIKISADEVRVVDANQVAPPDGMDAKQRMVIIAGPPEAQFKAQGRIFGKLKEENFFGPKEEVKLEAHIKVPSFAAGRVIGKGGKTVNELQNLTSAEVVVPRDQTPDENDQVIVKITGHFYASQLAQRKIQEILSHVRRQQQPKPSPRGDGLARPSRK from the exons ATGTTGGCTCAGTACGGCACAGTGGAGAACTGCGagcaag taaatacagacacagacactgcaGTGGTCAACGTTCGATACGGTGCCAAGGACCAGGCCAGACA GGCGATGGAAAAGCTGAATGGCTTCCTGATGGAGAACTTTGCCCTGAAGGTGTCGTACATCCCTGACGAGACGGCGGCTGCTGTCGCCCCGACCCTGGGAGGGGGTAAGAGGGGCTTTGTCCCCCGTGGCCCTCTGCGATCGGGTTCCCCAGGCCTGGGGGCACGCCCCAAACTGCAGTCGGACGTCCCTTTGCGCATACTCGTCCCCACACAGTTCGTAGGAGCCATCATCGGCAAGGAAGGAGCCACAATTCGCAATGTCACAAAACAGACACACTCAAA GATCGACATCCACAGAAAGGAGAATGCGGGAGCAGCAGAGAAGCCCATCACGGTCCACTCCACCCCAGAGGGCTGCTCCAATGCCTGCAGGACCATCATGGAGATCATGCAGAAGGAGGCCCTCGACACCAAGTT TACTGAGGAGATTCCATTGAAGATTCTGGCTCACAACAACTTTGTGGGCCGACTAATCGGGAAGGAAGGACGGAACCTAAAAAAGATTGAAGTGGACACAGAGACCAAGATCACCATCTCCCC TCTCCAGGACCTGACGCTGTACAACCCTGAGAGGACCATCACAGTGAAGGGTTCCATCGAGgcgtgctcccgcgctgaggagGAAGTGATGAAGAAGGTCAGGGAGTCGTATGAGAACGACGTGGCCGCAATGAAT CTCCAGTCTAACCTGATTCCAGGACTCAACCTGAATGCCTTGGGTTTGTTCCCTGGTGGTGCTCCAGGTATGGGCCCCTCCATGGGACACAACGCCCCACCTCCCGGTGCCCAGGGTGGCTACTCCTCCTTCGGG AGCAGTTACTTCGGGGGCGAAGGGCCATTTTGGGCGTCTGTGCTGTCGGCGAGCAGCCAGCCCCTCTCT GGCCAGGGGCAGCCGGAGTCGGAGACGGTCCATCTGTTCATCCCGGCGCTGGCGGTCGGAGCGCTCATCGGAAAACAGGGTCAACACATCAAGCAGCTGTCGCGCTACGCCGGAGCCTCCATTAAG atcagtgcagatgaagtcCGTGTCGTAGATGCAAACCAG GTAGCACCTCCAGACGGCATGGACGCCAAGCAGAGGATGGTGATCATCGCGGGACCACCAGAGGCCCAATTCAAG GCTCAGGGTCGTATCTTTGGGAAGCTAAAGGAGGAGAACTTCTTTGGGCCTAAGGAGGAGGTGAAACTGGAGGCACACATCAAGGTGCCCTCCTTCGCTGCTGGGCGTGTCATCGGCAAGGGAGGCAAAACG GTGAATGAGCTGCAGAACCTGACCAGTGCTGAGGTGGTGGTCCCCAGAGACCAGACGCCTGATGAGAATGACCAGGTCATCGTCAAAATCACTGGACACTTCTATGCAAGCCAG CTGGCCCAGAGGAAGATCCAGGAGATATTATCCCATGTGAGGCGGCAACAACAGCCAAAACCATCACCCCGTGGGGACGGGCTCGCCCGGCCCTCCCGGAAGTAG